The Constrictibacter sp. MBR-5 genomic interval GGCAGCAGGAGCGAGAGCACCGCCCCCGCGAGCAGGGCCGAGGCGAGCTGCAGGTCCGCCCCGTGCGCCGCGACGCTGGCACCGCCCTTGAAGCCGATCGCGAACAGCAGATAGAGCGAGAGCCCCTTGGCGATCGCTTCCGGAAAGCTCAGGTCCGACCGCGCCAGGGCGGCGAGAAGCCCGAGGACGAAGCTCAGGATGATCGGCGAGACGAGGTTCGTCATCGCCAACGACAACGTGCTGTCCATGCTGTCCCCATCCTACGGTACCGCGACGGATACCCCGTCCACCCTCCAAGTCAAGCCTTCCGGCCACGCCGCCCCCTCTCTCCGGTGTCATCCTCGGGCGGAGCGCCCTTTCTCCTCCGTCACAGAGAGAACTTGTATTCCTAGGACTATAAGCGCATGATGGTGCCTCCCCTTGGGAGAACCGCCATGCCCGAAGCCTCACCCCCGCCCCTCACCGAACGCCAGGAGATCTTCTGCCGCCACGTCGCCCGCGGTGCCAGCGGTGCCGCCGCCGCACGCTGGGCCGGCTACGCCCCCGACAGTGCCGCCAAGCAGGCGAGCGTCATGCTCGACCGCCCGCACATCCGCCGCCGCGTCGAGGACCTCCGCGTCCGCCGCGAGATCGCCCGCCAGACCGGCATCGCCGAGATGGTCGACCGGCTCCGGGCACTCGCCAAGCTCGCGACGGCCAAGGGCGACTACCGCACCGCCGTCCGCTGCATCGAGATCGAGGCCAAGGCCACCGGCCTGATCCCGGACAAGCATGCGGCGAGCCCCTGCGGCGGCTTCGCCGGTTCCGACCCGCTCCTCGACGGCATCGACCCCCGCTGGCCCGGCCACGCCGCAGCGGAAGCCGATGGCTGGCTCGCCGAATGGCGGCGGGGCCTGGCGC includes:
- a CDS encoding terminase small subunit, translated to MPEASPPPLTERQEIFCRHVARGASGAAAARWAGYAPDSAAKQASVMLDRPHIRRRVEDLRVRREIARQTGIAEMVDRLRALAKLATAKGDYRTAVRCIEIEAKATGLIPDKHAASPCGGFAGSDPLLDGIDPRWPGHAAAEADGWLAEWRRGLAPEPEEKPEPIIVPHVYEGFEGRPLDEFTPYTDLERMRADQQKGMEGKEKEPFPGGGGGGPAAPRPKERRGATPPPAP